In Drosophila santomea strain STO CAGO 1482 chromosome 3L, Prin_Dsan_1.1, whole genome shotgun sequence, a single window of DNA contains:
- the LOC120450493 gene encoding protein disabled isoform X1 — MVKSLVAKLSTASSNLSLASTFGGGSGAAEETNYAKHRNDPGRFFGDGVQFKAKLIGILEVGEARGDRMCQEALQDLKMAIRAAGEHKQRITIHVTIDGLRLRDEKTGDSLYHHPVHKISFIAQDMTDSRAFGYIFGSPDSGHRFFGIKTDKAASQVVLAMRDLFQVVFELKKKEIEMARQQIQGKSLHDHSSQLASLSSLKSAGLGGMGLGHSDLASGGISSGHALTLLGSSLSTTNGTSRLGVNLDVAKASGSAAKEVSPESVADLVDLEQELTSLQRGISQMERITPNEPTTTSTGGPGHPSLAKSASEDDPFGDSFIYVPSYSILPPPPDSGRNRHKPPTKTPDAVTSLDAMLSPPPGISSSQGSATAVLHAADNDDDNWLQELDQQNDVFDTSKVVSQSGLGSVLAMAPLASSESTATPTQQLTEVAVGSGPLADLDIGLSTSSGNEEQSSIMLSLDAFTDLDPLGTGRTRPYVDKKYFFQELKNPPKKLLKELSSGSQAGLSLGLSLGQPDGLFPEDSTTISTTTTTATNITAGNPLQNSANTLTSTASTAASLGQLLSTVAPNSNPDPLPAPISIPTSTSHSITPSAELKLLLGHVTNPPNPTGHYYTTEPPTLTSLENPHPPADPVLLPRDTDPFSPTRKKSDPDPFQESDLFAKLDAFEFEAPPAAPAPSIPNLAPEPKANVFNGPLQVQLPPEKELQLQQPPSTVRNRPTASVSAIPSGGALDVISSISNKKMPHLFGQARSFGKSGSDIGSSVNMRRLQESDSLSETEAAPEPPPRPDSTPYSEPPPLPPKKQFSDLVIRPSPANPTPPPTTGRYEYLNSNVTARRTLSSVDAPPIPLPSRRVGRSDGCFPGPGRPRKPGHTEDDYLAPLGAPPPLLPPPSQGSSARARPQRQASLGRPQDIYENKAEILQAQAQAQAQAPEVAPTSNALAPDITLTQLLTLGMDDLAIKLNVPASKLSTMTLVQLTAYLSEYLSSEKSQVHSQERRSSPANTAPAPASTAAVFKVNFDQQTSFVAKFDDTFGEDEPVMPSASSDSTFVANFANFNEAPTPLPTVSPVVATVPSADRYAVFREIIDQELQQQQQETDLMGDLTPPPVDETQVKEIPEGLEVNSVGAELPIDALDVKPAPKIDTKITEVVAQAKDRYAALRDIILVENLFDKPAIAAGTQPEKEKDLLQDFPEFSDEFNEDHDLRQIMDHQNVQSLARDRHGLVDSRGFPTEPSSSALTVGDDDEDEDADAGGESSLDSNEKDAEPVSGQDQYEKLSTSTQQLDAAAPVLEDVQQQQSLPPKQDQKFLSVLTAPGGGTKDDIEIDELMHRAISNLSLDSRDRVSPATSSAAPSRGAPGLHTPSQFNDVSTSPIPLQKPGMGPSPVPSQLSAVSQLIDTATKQMMCDKDREKQSWATFDSPKAKGKARLTLPPPPPPASNTSQPDTVESPCSSDPRDDGWSKQQRRWAKKERQHTSSSSRDLSPWDDETPDYLKRRQLAAAQMAHPHQPPMQAPPQHTDRHGYYMRHARRMNSCDEDYEYDAEFVARRDQQQHQQQQRKFKQGLSRSRDNFELESPSWYHHPAHHTWSPQEMEQARVRSFERAAYERSSYGPPPPIYDKRGQLRGKYRGDHRDRERERDRDREYRDYAHPNYDFDYENVYEERGGRSPLAYKPGRGGGDYLYDRERDRERDRKSFDRESLESYESATRRRRSFGSGNDVYGSLDSRDDYRGDRERDRERDREQMKTRSLRKPTTTSGKLRISGDIDYEQDSEQDFQQRSGVRSLQRPSQIGGDVVLPSNAVVGPQRLRKSSGSSPWDGEEPALPGQKSWKRPASAAETERRLAESRRAAALGQTPSDGEKERRFRKKTRARSTKDLATVGAPSASTSAPSRSGYGRGIRDNYDYICPGQRNDDDDDDDEDYVDDEPPTDEDKFERLNRRRHEMHQRMLESERRQMERHQPPSLAKLPGQNRTRGVVVNSDYGFVDSYEQTPTPTPRSNASSTGPGGLMMSGGESSAGVTSSKFNFDDGFESDFNQSSPPPAPAGTASSCNSTPAGPVSANANNGGSKSLFRFSNDFSDREKREQFEMETPPTSTPPITQKLRFDDNVKVSQFDDAAFEDDFAKASFDFEKEQASSGTAGAGGSGAMSRKQNMRTSKLQQRQELIKKSESVNIFAKKQEDPFEDDEFFKSPDQEQGMDQHNDDAEGGKFQWSEDANFAKFDENM, encoded by the exons ATCGCAATGATCCGGGACGCTTTTTCGGCGATGGCGTTCAGTTCAAGGCAAAGCTCATCGGCATTCTGGAG GTGGGCGAGGCCCGAGGCGATCGGATGTGCCAGGAGGCGCTGCAGGATCTGAAGATGGCCATCCGGGCGGCTGGAGAGCACAAGCAGCGGATAACCATCCATGTGACCATCGATGGACTGCGGCTGAGGGATGAGAAAACTGGGGACTCCCTGTACCATCATCCAGTGCATAAGATCTCCTTCATCGCCCAGGATATGACGGATTCGAGGGCCTTTGGCTATATCTTCGGATCGCCGGACAGTGGTCACCGGTTCTTCGGCATCAAGACGGACAAGGCGGCCAGCCAGGTGGTGCTGGCCATGCGCGATCTCTTTCAGGTAGTTTTTGAGCTAAAGAAGAAGGAGATTGAGATGGCGCGCCAGCAGATCCAGGGAAAGTCCCTGCACGACCACTCCAGCCAGCTGGCCTCCCTGTCGTCGCTGAAGTCCGCCGGCCTGGGCGGCATGGGTCTGGGCCACTCGGATTTAGCCAGCGGAGGAATCTCTTCCGGCCATGCCCTCACCCTGCTGGGCAGTAGTCTAAGCACCACGAATGGAACAAGCAGGCTGGGCGTCAATCTTGACGTGGCCAAGGCATCCGGATCGGCGGCCAAAGAG GTTTCTCCGGAATCGGTGGCCGATCTGGTCGACTTAGAGCAGGAGCTAACCTCGCTTCAGCGGGGAATCAGTCAGATGGAAAGGATAACGCCAAACGagcccaccaccaccagcactgGTGGTCCTGGCCATCCATCTTTAGCGAAATCAGCCAGCGAGGACGATCCTTTCGGAGATTCATTTATCTATGTGCCCTCCTATAGCATCCTGCCACCGCCACCTGACTCCGGACGCAACAGGCACAAGCCGCCTACCAAAACGCCTGATGCGGTGACCAGTTTGGATGCTATGCTCTCGCCACCTCCTGGTATTAGTAGCTCCCAAGGCTCAGCCACCGCAGTACTGCATGCTGCAGATAACGACGATGACAACTGGCTGCAGGAACTGGACCAACAAAATGATGTCTTTGACACTTCCAAAGTGGTGAGCCAAAGTGGATTGGGTTCCGTTTTGGCCATGGCTCCGCTGGCCTCCAGCGAATCCACGGCCACTCCCACCCAACAACTGACGGAGGTAGCTGTAGGATCTGGACCTCTTGCTGATCTTGATATCGGCTTAAGTACGTCATCGGGAAATGAGGAGCAGAGCTCGATCATGTTGTCATTGG ATGCGTTCACGGACTTGGATCCGCTAGGCACAGGACGCACCAGGCCGTATGTCGATAAGAAATACTTCTTCCAAGAACTGAAGAACCCGCCGAAGAAGCTGCTCAAGGAGCTCAGCTCCGGCAGCCAGGCGGGTCTCAGCTTGGGTCTCTCTCTGGGTCAGCCGGATGGCCTCTTTCCGGAGGATAGCACCACCATCtccacaaccaccaccacagcTACTAACATCACCGCAG GAAATCCGCTCCAGAACTCGGCTAACACACTAACATCCACCGCTAGCACCGCCGCCAGTCTGGGACAGCTACTGTCCACGGTTGCTCCCAATTCCAATCCCGATCCGCTTCCCGCTCCCATTTCCATACCAACATCTACTTCCCATTCGATCACCCCGAGCGCTGAGCTGAAACTGTTGCTTGGCCATGTCACTAATCCACCTAATCCCACCGGCCACTATTATACCACAGAACCGCCAACGCTGACCTCGCTGGAAAATCCCCATCCGCCGGCGGATCCTGTACTTCTGCCCAGGGATACGGATCCGTTCTCGCCCACTCGCAAAAAGAGCGATCCAGATCCCTTCCAGGAGAGCGATCTCTTTGCCAAACTGGATGCCTTCGAGTTCGAGGCTCCGCCGGCGGCTCCAGCCCCCTCGATTCCAAATTTGGCACCGGAGCCAAAAGCCAATGTATTCAATGGACCACTCCAGGTGCAACTGCCACCAGAGAAGGAGTTGCAGCTTCAGCAGCCCCCGAGCACGGTGAGGAATCGTCCAACCGCATCTGTTTCCGCTATTCCAAGTGGCGGAGCCCTAGATGTCATCTCCAGTATAAGCAACAAGAAGATGCCGCAtctttttggccaggccagATCATTTGGCAAATCGGGGTCGGATATTGGTTCGAGTGTTAACATGCGACGCTTGCAGGAGAGCGATTCATTGAGTGAAACAGAGGCTGCTCCCGAGCCACCGCCGCGTCCAGACTCGACTCCGTACTCGGAACCACCGCCCCTGCCACCCAAGAAGCAGTTCAGCGACCTGGTCATCCGACCGTCACCTGCAAATCCCACTCCACCGCCCACTACCGGCAGGTATGAGTATTTAAACAGTAACGTCACGGCCAGAAGAACTCTCTCCTCTGTTGATGCACCACCCATTCCATTGCCATCGCGCCGTGTGGGTCGCTCTGATGGCTGCTTTCCGGGTCCGGGAAGACCACGAAAACCTGGACACACCGAGGATGACTATCTAGCTCCGTTGGGAGCTCCACCGCCATTGCTGCCGCCGCCCAGTCAAGGATCATCTGCTCGCGCGAGACCTCAACGGCAGGCTTCGCTAGGCAGGCCGCAGGATATCTACGAAAACAAAGCGGAGATACTGCAGGCTCAAGCTCAGGCGCAGGCCCAGGCTCCGGAAGTAGCTCCCACTAGCAATGCCTTGGCTCCCGATATCACCCTAACCCAATTGCTCACGCTGGGAATGGATGACTTGGCGATCAAACTTAACGTTCCCGCCAGCAAACTGAGCACCATGACTCTGGTCCAGTTGACAGCCTATCTCTCGGAATATTTGTCCAGTGAAAAAAGTCAAGTTCACAGTCAAGAGAGGAGATCTTCGCCGGCCAATACGGCTCCTGCGCCAGCATCCACAGCTGCTGTGTTCAAGGTGAACTTTGATCAGCAGACCTCCTTTGTGGCCAAGTTCGACGATACTTTTGGGGAGGACGAACCAGTAATGCCTTCGGCTTCTTCGGACTCCACCTTTGTGGCGAATTTTGCCAACTTCAACGAGGCTCCAACTCCGCTGCCAACAGTATCGCCAGTGGTTGCCACAGTACCATCAGCAGATCGGTACGCCGTGTTTCGCGAGATCATCGATCAGGAgcttcagcagcaacagcaggaaACGGATCTTATGGGCGATTTGACACCGCCGCCAGTGGATGAGACCCAAGTCAAGGAAATTCCAGAGGGCTTGGAGGTGAACAGTGTGGGTGCGGAGCTACCAATTGATGCCTTAGATGTCAAGCCTGCGCCCAAGATCGACACAAAAATCACCGAAGTGGTGGCCCAGGCCAAAGATCGTTACGCAGCCCTGAGGGACATTATCCTAGTGGAGAATCTCTTTGATAAGCCAGCGATTGCAGCCGGCACTCAACCTGAGAAGGAAAAGGATCTGTTGCAGGACTTTCCCGAATTCAGTGATGAGTTCAATGAGGATCATGACCTACGCCAAATTATGGATCATCAGAATGTGCAGAGTCTGGCTCGCGATCGCCATGGTTTGGTTGACAGTAGGGGCTTTCCAACAGAGCCTTCCTCCTCCGCCTTGACAGTGGGCgacgatgacgaggacgaggatgcTGATGCGGGTGGTGAGAGCAGCCTTGATAGCAATGAAAAGGATGCAGAGCCTGTCAGTGGCCAGGATCAGTATGAAAAGCTTTCCACGTCCACGCAACAGTTGGATGCAGCTGCTCCGGTTCTAGAGGatgtgcaacagcagcaatctCTGCCTCCAAAACAGGATCAGAAATTCCTCTCTGTGCTAACAGCTCCCGGTGGTGGAACGAAAGATGACATCGAGATCGACGAGCTCATGCATCGGGCAATTTCGAATCTCTCCCTGGACTCAAGGGATCGAGTTTCGCCTGCCACCTCTTCTGCAGCTCCATCGCGTGGGGCTCCTGGCTTGCACACGCCCTCGCAATTCAATGATGTCAGCACATCGCCGATTCCCCTCCAGAAACCAGGCATGGGTCCTTCGCCTGTGCCCTCGCAGCTGTCGGCAGTGTCCCAACTGATCGATACCGCAACCAAGCAAATGATGTGCGACAAGGATCGGGAAAAGCAATCTTGGGCTACTTTCGATTCCCCGAAGGCAAAGGGCAAGGCCAGGCTAACGCTtccgccaccaccacctcctgcCTCCAACACTTCGCAACCGGACACGGTAGAGTCGCCTTGCAGTTCGGATCCCCGGGATGACGGCTGGTCAAAGCAACAGCGTCGCTGGGCGAAGAAGGAGCGCCAGCACACATCCTCATCATCCAGAGATCTAAGTCCCTGGGACGATGAAACGCCGGACTATCTGAAGCGGCGACAGCTGGCCGCCGCTCAAATGGCTCATCCCCATCAGCCACCAATGCAAGCACCACCTCAACACACGGATCGGCATGGATACTACATGAGACACGCCAGGCGGATGAACTCGTGCGACGAGGACTACGA GTACGATGCGGAATTTGTTGCACGTCGCgatcagcagcaacatcaacagcagcagcgaaagtTCAAGCAAGGACTCTCTCGCAGCAGGGATAACTTTGAGCTGG AATCTCCCAGCTGGTACCATCACCCGGCGCACCACACATGGTCGCCTCAGGAGATGGAGCAGGCGCGGGTCCGATCCTTCGAACGTGCTGCTTACGAGCGGTCCAGCTATgggccaccaccacccattTACGACAAACGTGGTCAACTAAGGGGCAAATACCGTGGAGATCACAGGGATAGGGAGAGAGAGCGAGATCGCGACCGAGAGTATCGGGACTATGCGCATCCAAACTACGATTTTGACTACGAGAATGTCTACGAAGAGCGTGGAGGGCGTTCTCCATTGGCCTACAAGCCAGGAAGGGGTGGTGGTGATTATCTGTACGACAGAGAAAGGGATCGGGAGCGCGATCGCAAATCCTTCGACCGGGAAAGTCTCGAGTCCTATGAGAGCGCCACCCGACGTCGTCGCAGTTTCGGCAGTGGAAACGATGTTTATGGCAGCTTGGATAGTCGCGATGATTACCGTGGAGATAGGGAGAGGGATCGTGAACGTGATCGCGAACAGATGAAGACCCGTTCCCTACGAAAGCCCACAACTACGTCTGGAAAGCTCAGGATAAGTGGCGACATTGATTACGAGCAGGACTCGGAGCAGGACTTCCAGCAGCGATCTGGAGTACGAAGCCTGCAGCGTCCCAGTCAGATAGGCGGTGATGTGGTGTTGCCTTCCAATGCCGTAGTGGGTCCACAACGATTGCGCAAAAGCAGCGGCTCCAGCCCCTGGGATGGAGAGG AACCGGCCTTGCCCGGTCAGAAGTCTTGGAAGCGTCCAGCCAGCGCGGCTGAAACCGAAAGGCGACTGGCTGAGAGTCGCAGAGCGGCAGCTTTGGGTCAAACTCCCTCCGATGGAGAAAAAGAGCGAAG ATTCCGAAAGAAGACCCGAGCCCGCAGTACCAAGGATCTAGCCACCGTCGGTGCTCCCAGCGCAAGTACTTCTGCCCCGTCCAGATCAGgctatgggcgtggcatcaGGGATAACTATGACTATATCTGTCCAGGCCAGCGtaacgatgacgacgacgatgatgatgaggacTATGTGGATGATGAACCGCCAACGGATGAGGATAAGTTCGAGAGGCTGAACCGCCGGCGACATGAGATGCACCAGCGTATGTTGGAGTCCGAGCGTCGGCAAATGGAACGCCATCAGCCGCCATCGCTGGCGAAGCTTCCTGGCCAGAATCGTACGCGAGGCGTGGTGGTTAACAGTGACTACGGTTTCGTGGACAGTTATGAGCAGACTCCAACTCCCACGCCACGTTCGAATGCCAGTAGCACCGGACCGGGTGGTCTGATGATGAGTGGCGGGGAGTCCTCCGCTGGAGTTACCAGTTCCAAGTTCAATTTCGACGATGGCTTTGAGTCTGATTTCAATCAGAGCTCACCGCCGCCAGCGCCGGCAGGTACCGCATCCAGTTGCAATTCCACGCCAGCGGGTCCAGTTTCGGCAAATGCAAACAACGGCGGATCAAAGAGCCTGTTCCGCTTCTCCAATGATTTTTCGGATCGCGAAAAACGGGAGCAGTTTGAGATGGAAACACCGCCGACCTCAACACCACCAATTACGCAGAAACTGCGATTTGATGATAATGTGAAGGTCTCCCAGTTTGACGATGCTGCCTTTGAAGATGATTTCGCGAAAGCatcatttgattttgaaaagGAACAAGCGAGTTCTGGCacagcaggagctggaggatcAGGTGCCATGAGCAGGAAGCAAAATATGCGAACCAGcaagctgcagcagcgccAGGAGCTCATCAAAAAATCCGAGTCGGTGAAcatatttgccaaaaaacaggaGGATCCCTTCGAGGATGACGAGTTCTTCAAATCGCCGGATCAGGAACAAGGGATGGATCAGCACAATGATGACGCCGAGGGCGGCAAGTTCCAGTGGAGCGAGGACGCGAACTTCGCAAAGTTCGATGAAAACATGTGA